The sequence below is a genomic window from bacterium 336/3.
TCTACAACTCCCTTCCTGAAGATCATAACATAGATTTATACCTTGCCAATAAATATTTACACGATATCCAAAAGGCAGCTGCTCGTAATTTAGCTCTTGATGAGAAAGTTCGTTTGGATGGTAGAAAAGCTGACGAAATACGTCCAATTTGGTGTGAAATAGACTATTTGCCTATGGCTCATGGTTCGGCTCTTTTTACAAGAGGTGAAACACAGTCGCTTACTACGGTAACTTTAGGAACAAAATTGGATGAGAAAATGATAGACCTTACTACTCAAAAAGGTTTTGAACGTTTTCTTTTACATTATAATTTCCCTTCGTTCTCTACAGGTGAAATAAAGCCCAACAGAGGACCAGGCAGACGTGAAATAGGACATGGAAACTTGGCTCAAAGAGGTCTGAAAATGGTATTGCCTCCAGAATCTGAAAATCCTTATGTATTGCGTGTAGTATCTGATATTTTAGAATCGAATGGTTCTTCTTCTATGGCTACTGTATGTGCTGGTACACTTGCTCTCATGGATGCAGGGGTGCAAATTAAAGCTCCTGTAGCGGGTATTGCAATGGGCATGATTTCTGACTCAAAAACAGGTAAATACATTGTTCTTTCAGATATTTTAGGTGATGAAGACCATTTGGGAGATATGGATTTTAAAGTGGTGGGTACTGAAAATGGTATCACAGCTTGCCAAATGGATATCAAAGTAGATGGACTTTCTTTTGAAGTACTTGCACAAGCTTTAGACCAAGCTCGCCAAGGAAGATTGCATATTTTAGGTATCATGAAACAAGCCATCGAAAAACCTAAAACCGAAATGAAATCTCATGCACCACGTATTGAGGTGATTAGAATAGAAAAAGACCAAATTGGAGCTATTATTGGTCCAGGTGGTAAAGTTATTCAGGAAATTCAAAAAATGAGTGGAGCTACCATTGTGATTGAAGAAAAAGAAGATGGTGGGTATGTTAATATTTTTGCTACCAATGGCGAATCGTTAGAGATAGCGAAAAATCGAGTAAAAGGTATAGTTGCTGTTCCTGAAATTGGAGAAATCTATACAGGAAAGGTAAAAAATATCCAACCTTTTGGTGCTTTTGTTGAGTTTATGCCTAACAAAGATGGTTTACTTCATATTTCTGAAATCAAATGGGAAAGATTGGAAAAAATGGACGGAGTACTCGAAATAGGAGAAGAAGTGACAGTAAAACTGATTGAAGTTGATAAAAAAACAGGCAAATACAAACTTTCTCGTAAGGCATTGTTACCCAAGCCTGAAAAGAAAGAAAAAGAGCCTACTCCCAATGAAGGTAGTGCAGAAAATAAATAACGAAGTAAAATCCCTATCAATCGATAGGGATTTGTTTTTTATAAAAAAAATTAATAATTGCTTGCAATCCAAAA
It includes:
- a CDS encoding polynucleotide phosphorylase produces the protein MIPNPIVQKITLSDGREITIETGKLAKQAHGSVVVRMGNTMLLATVVSNEKAAENPSFFPLSVDYQEKFAAAGRIPGGFNKREGKLSDQEVLISRLVDRAMRPLFSDDYYNDTQINIFLISHDPEVMPDALAGLAASAAVMVSDVPFNGPMAEVRVAKVDGKLIINPTPEQMAKSTLDMMIGASEKDIVMVEGEMMEISEQEMLEALQLAHQEIKLLCAAQKELEAKAGKTEKRVIKFKEDKELEEKIWNEYYSKMYEVAKLLQDNKDLRKKSFKAVEDEFYNSLPEDHNIDLYLANKYLHDIQKAAARNLALDEKVRLDGRKADEIRPIWCEIDYLPMAHGSALFTRGETQSLTTVTLGTKLDEKMIDLTTQKGFERFLLHYNFPSFSTGEIKPNRGPGRREIGHGNLAQRGLKMVLPPESENPYVLRVVSDILESNGSSSMATVCAGTLALMDAGVQIKAPVAGIAMGMISDSKTGKYIVLSDILGDEDHLGDMDFKVVGTENGITACQMDIKVDGLSFEVLAQALDQARQGRLHILGIMKQAIEKPKTEMKSHAPRIEVIRIEKDQIGAIIGPGGKVIQEIQKMSGATIVIEEKEDGGYVNIFATNGESLEIAKNRVKGIVAVPEIGEIYTGKVKNIQPFGAFVEFMPNKDGLLHISEIKWERLEKMDGVLEIGEEVTVKLIEVDKKTGKYKLSRKALLPKPEKKEKEPTPNEGSAENK